A single Rubrivivax gelatinosus IL144 DNA region contains:
- a CDS encoding DUF3800 domain-containing protein, translating into MELRISMPPEVHFDEAGNTGAALLDPNQPVFVLASSDFGREEANDLLNLVRTPQTQEVKFTSLKKSDAGRRRLLAFLASPLMTPMRVKVSITHKRYMAMCKAVDIIEETLANRAGLDLYERGANIAIANLHYYVTPVFCGEARFELFLSTFVRMIRTPNAGNKAEFFEAVRALYENCSEPRHRASFGPYLIAQREIDEILDGVNYLALDPAIGSVFYQLSVWGTQFGEEFYAIHDESKPVAAERETFAAMMNPAASPVVIGYDRRKFEFPLRAGTLKFADSRTLPQLQVVDLLAGAAAYFAGNIARGAKDELTEQLQQAGIERFIVHAIWPAPVVTPRALGTEEIGGVNAVDFMVKALAGERI; encoded by the coding sequence GTGGAGCTGCGAATATCTATGCCGCCTGAAGTGCACTTTGATGAGGCTGGTAATACTGGTGCCGCCTTGCTGGATCCCAATCAGCCTGTATTTGTTCTTGCTTCTTCTGACTTCGGTCGGGAGGAGGCGAATGACCTCCTGAACCTTGTGCGAACACCGCAAACCCAGGAAGTTAAGTTCACATCACTGAAGAAATCAGATGCAGGCAGGCGCCGGCTTCTAGCATTTCTTGCGTCGCCGCTCATGACGCCTATGCGAGTCAAAGTATCGATTACTCACAAGCGCTACATGGCGATGTGCAAGGCTGTTGACATCATCGAGGAGACGCTTGCTAATCGTGCTGGCCTAGATCTTTACGAGCGTGGTGCAAATATTGCGATAGCCAATCTTCATTACTACGTGACGCCTGTATTTTGTGGGGAAGCGAGATTCGAACTATTTCTATCCACCTTCGTGCGGATGATAAGAACGCCGAATGCAGGTAACAAGGCTGAATTCTTCGAGGCGGTTAGAGCGCTCTACGAGAACTGCAGCGAGCCTCGCCACCGGGCATCATTCGGTCCCTATCTTATTGCCCAGAGGGAGATTGACGAAATACTGGATGGCGTGAACTACCTCGCTCTAGATCCTGCCATTGGCTCTGTCTTCTATCAGTTGAGCGTATGGGGTACGCAGTTCGGTGAAGAGTTCTATGCCATACACGACGAGTCCAAGCCGGTGGCGGCAGAGCGAGAAACATTTGCTGCAATGATGAATCCTGCCGCTTCGCCGGTAGTAATCGGCTACGACCGAAGGAAGTTCGAGTTTCCTTTGAGGGCGGGAACGCTGAAATTTGCCGACTCGCGTACCCTTCCTCAGCTGCAGGTCGTGGATCTTTTGGCTGGTGCAGCTGCTTACTTCGCTGGCAATATCGCGCGTGGCGCAAAGGACGAGCTGACCGAGCAGCTCCAGCAGGCGGGAATCGAGCGGTTTATTGTTCATGCCATCTGGCCGGCTCCGGTAGTTACGCCACGCGCGCTTGGCACGGAGGAGATTGGTGGAGTGAATGCCGTTGACTTCATGGTGAAAGCTCTCGCGGGAGAGCGAATCTAA
- a CDS encoding DUF3892 domain-containing protein has product MRYNSAHTHIDRVRAHPDNGDTIGAHSEYARATVISSIKNGTSFVTILRGTDGNWKKGQPVFIIKVKGVEYIKTVDNGKEADNLENLPEF; this is encoded by the coding sequence GTGCGCTACAACAGCGCCCACACGCATATCGATAGAGTCCGTGCGCACCCTGACAATGGCGACACCATTGGCGCGCACTCGGAATACGCGCGAGCGACTGTGATTTCCTCGATTAAGAATGGCACTAGCTTCGTGACGATCCTGAGGGGAACCGATGGCAATTGGAAAAAGGGGCAGCCTGTCTTCATCATCAAAGTCAAAGGCGTCGAATATATAAAGACCGTCGACAACGGGAAGGAGGCCGACAATCTCGAAAACCTGCCGGAATTCTAA
- a CDS encoding restriction endonuclease produces MDSNRREELKALIRRLEASATPSASPQDAEKMMGEILGSLLTEDGYTIESVGHQRDIGVDFIARKGTPGDQEADEIAIEYKHYRQGAVGTDAVHRVLGAAVSAGISRAMLVTNARFTYAAREALRRSTPVGIELIDLDSLRSWVSRLEQIPAVDVSLVNLIRRELSRKLISLIVRNPRYLDEIEWREMERLLTEVFEGLGFEARLTPGSKDGGKDIVLTCQVASKTHTYYVEVKHWRSGQRVGAGAISEFLNVIVNEQISGGLYLSTYGFCSNAIESLTEVQRQTLRFGTESKIAALCKSYVKVTSGIWSPEMALPEILYDGAL; encoded by the coding sequence ATGGACAGCAATCGCCGGGAAGAACTGAAGGCCCTCATTCGCCGTCTTGAAGCCTCGGCGACACCATCTGCATCTCCACAAGATGCAGAGAAAATGATGGGCGAGATTCTTGGGTCCCTATTAACTGAGGATGGCTACACAATTGAGTCCGTAGGTCACCAGCGGGATATCGGCGTCGATTTCATCGCAAGAAAGGGAACGCCAGGCGATCAGGAAGCAGATGAAATCGCAATCGAATACAAGCATTACCGCCAAGGCGCCGTAGGTACGGACGCAGTACATCGCGTTCTTGGTGCGGCTGTGAGCGCTGGGATTTCCCGCGCTATGCTAGTAACCAACGCTCGGTTTACCTATGCAGCACGCGAAGCTCTGCGCCGAAGCACACCTGTTGGCATTGAACTAATCGACTTGGATTCCCTGCGGTCATGGGTCAGCCGGCTTGAGCAGATTCCGGCCGTCGATGTCTCACTGGTCAATTTAATCCGGCGCGAGCTGAGTCGAAAGCTCATTTCTCTCATCGTAAGAAATCCTCGCTACTTGGATGAAATTGAATGGAGAGAGATGGAAAGGCTCCTCACAGAGGTTTTCGAGGGCTTGGGATTCGAGGCGCGACTTACTCCTGGCAGCAAAGACGGGGGCAAAGACATTGTTCTCACTTGCCAAGTGGCATCCAAGACACATACGTACTACGTCGAAGTTAAACATTGGCGTTCAGGTCAGCGCGTTGGCGCAGGAGCAATCAGCGAATTTCTGAACGTTATAGTCAATGAGCAGATTTCAGGCGGCTTGTATCTGTCGACATATGGCTTTTGCTCCAACGCCATCGAAAGTCTGACCGAAGTTCAACGACAGACTCTTCGTTTTGGGACAGAGAGCAAGATTGCCGCTCTCTGCAAGTCATATGTCAAAGTTACCTCTGGCATCTGGTCTCCAGAAATGGCGCTACCGGAAATATTGTATGATGGTGCGCTCTAG
- a CDS encoding IS110 family RNA-guided transposase: protein MPVVRVGVDLAKRVIQVHAVDAAGHVVVARALPREKFLAWCAQLPPGCTVAMETCSGAHHWARRLQEMGLRPRLLAGHFVGPYRLQGRRAKNDANDAAAICEAASRPQMHFVPVKSAEQQAVLAVHRLREGYKVERTACINRIRGLLAEFGISFAQTPEALREGLADALEDATSEMPWLARVALQRARLQWVELDCHIAWCDERITAHLKADAQAQTAARLIGIGAVGASAAVATVGDFRQFKSGAQFGSWVGLAPSQNSSGGKAKLGRITRHGDTYLRTLLIQGAKSAVMTAHKRDDRISRWLVQLTARVGWQKAVVAMANKNARILWAVLAKGQRFDPDHVSSKPGGAAAAC from the coding sequence ATGCCTGTCGTCCGAGTAGGCGTGGATCTGGCCAAACGCGTGATCCAGGTGCACGCGGTGGATGCCGCCGGGCACGTGGTGGTGGCCCGAGCGCTGCCGCGCGAGAAGTTTCTGGCCTGGTGCGCGCAACTGCCGCCGGGCTGTACGGTGGCGATGGAGACCTGCAGCGGCGCGCACCACTGGGCCCGCCGGCTGCAAGAGATGGGTTTGCGGCCGCGGCTGCTGGCGGGCCATTTCGTCGGGCCGTACCGACTGCAGGGCCGGCGCGCCAAGAACGACGCCAACGACGCGGCGGCCATCTGCGAGGCAGCCAGCCGCCCGCAGATGCACTTCGTGCCGGTCAAGAGCGCCGAGCAGCAAGCGGTGCTGGCCGTGCACCGGCTGCGCGAGGGCTACAAGGTCGAGCGCACGGCCTGCATCAACCGCATCCGCGGCCTGCTCGCCGAGTTCGGCATCAGCTTCGCTCAGACACCCGAGGCGCTGCGCGAAGGCCTGGCCGACGCGCTGGAAGACGCCACCAGCGAGATGCCGTGGCTGGCTCGCGTGGCACTGCAACGTGCGCGGCTGCAGTGGGTCGAACTCGATTGCCACATCGCCTGGTGCGACGAGCGCATCACCGCACACCTCAAGGCCGACGCGCAGGCGCAGACGGCCGCCAGGCTCATCGGCATCGGAGCGGTGGGCGCCTCGGCAGCGGTGGCCACCGTCGGCGACTTCCGCCAGTTCAAGAGCGGCGCGCAGTTCGGATCCTGGGTCGGCCTGGCGCCGAGCCAGAACTCCAGCGGCGGGAAAGCCAAACTCGGACGCATCACCCGACACGGTGACACCTACCTGCGCACCCTGCTCATCCAGGGCGCCAAGTCCGCTGTCATGACCGCGCACAAACGCGACGACCGGATCTCGCGCTGGCTGGTGCAACTCACCGCGCGCGTGGGCTGGCAAAAGGCCGTCGTGGCCATGGCCAACAAGAACGCCCGCATCCTCTGGGCGGTACTCGCCAAGGGACAGCGCTTCGATCCCGACCACGTCAGCAGCAAACCCGGCGGCGCGGCCGCCGCCTGTTGA
- the deoC gene encoding deoxyribose-phosphate aldolase, whose translation MKDLIATSRTALACLDLTSLNDADTAADVERLCRRAEGPQGRVAAVCVWPRFVAQARAALPPAVKVAAVANFPDGSTDVERAVREAAEIVAAGGDEVDVVMPWQALDQARTLLAQVRRETRGRTLKVILETGELRDPLLIRNAARIALDAGADFLKTSTGRTPNGATIDAARLLLTAITSGGYRQVGLKVSGGIRTAEQAQNYVYLARAALGQPTPARFRIGASSLLDDLQAVIGGTARPASAASY comes from the coding sequence ATGAAAGACCTGATCGCCACCTCCCGCACCGCGCTCGCCTGTCTGGACCTGACGAGCCTGAACGACGCCGACACGGCGGCTGACGTGGAGCGCCTGTGCCGGCGCGCCGAGGGGCCGCAGGGGCGGGTGGCGGCGGTGTGCGTCTGGCCGCGGTTCGTGGCGCAGGCGCGGGCCGCGCTGCCGCCGGCCGTCAAGGTGGCGGCGGTGGCCAACTTTCCGGACGGCAGCACCGATGTCGAACGCGCCGTGCGCGAAGCGGCCGAGATCGTGGCCGCCGGCGGCGACGAGGTCGACGTCGTGATGCCCTGGCAGGCGCTGGACCAGGCGCGCACGCTGCTCGCCCAGGTGCGGCGCGAAACGCGCGGCCGCACGCTGAAGGTCATCCTCGAGACCGGCGAACTGCGCGACCCGCTGCTGATCCGCAACGCCGCACGCATCGCGCTCGACGCCGGCGCCGACTTCCTGAAGACCAGCACCGGCCGCACGCCCAACGGCGCCACCATCGACGCCGCGCGCCTGCTGCTCACCGCCATCACCAGCGGCGGCTACCGCCAGGTGGGGCTCAAGGTCTCGGGCGGCATCCGCACCGCCGAGCAGGCGCAGAACTACGTCTACCTGGCGCGTGCGGCCCTCGGCCAGCCGACGCCGGCGCGCTTTCGCATCGGCGCCAGCAGCCTGCTCGACGACCTGCAGGCCGTGATCGGCGGCACGGCGCGGCCGGCTTCGGCCGCCAGCTACTGA
- a CDS encoding bifunctional metallophosphatase/5'-nucleotidase, which translates to MAALRAAFAALAAALVAGCAAAPVAAPEASAPAATVSLRLLAINDFHGYLMPPPGGLRQPDPNEPGRVTTVPAGGAAVMATAVRELAAGHPNHVFVAAGDLVGASPLLSALFHDEPTVESMSAMGLAFSAVGNHEFDEGAAELLRLQHGGCHPVDGCRGPQPFAGAGFQYLAASTVVRATGQTLLPAYAIRRFDGVPVAFVGLTLKGTPHIVMPSGVAGLEFRDEADTVNALVPELRRQGVNTVVVLLHEGGEADGGRDGCDNLRGAITRIVPRLDPAVAVVVSGHTHRSYVCRVDGRLVTSGDHYGMLVTAIDLQLDRASGRVLQSDAKNVVVDPARFAPDARQQALIAAYERLAAPLAQRVVGSITASLTREPDASGESVLGRVIADAQLEATRAVGAQAALTNPGGMRSPILKTGDGRVRYADVFEAQPFGNQLVTLTISGAQLAALLENQFHGERPRVLQVSRGPHYEWDATRPAGSRLVPGSLTLDGRPVAPAQRLRITVNSYLADGGDRFAVLREGSERVYGIADAEALARYLGAHPGLEPPRDVRIVRRP; encoded by the coding sequence ATGGCCGCGCTGCGTGCGGCCTTCGCCGCGCTGGCCGCGGCGCTGGTGGCCGGCTGCGCCGCGGCGCCGGTTGCTGCGCCTGAGGCCAGCGCCCCCGCCGCCACCGTCTCGCTGCGCCTGCTGGCGATCAATGACTTCCACGGCTACCTGATGCCGCCGCCCGGCGGCCTGCGCCAGCCCGACCCCAACGAGCCGGGCCGCGTGACGACGGTGCCGGCCGGCGGCGCGGCGGTGATGGCCACCGCGGTGCGCGAGCTGGCGGCCGGGCACCCGAACCACGTCTTCGTCGCCGCCGGCGACCTGGTCGGCGCGTCGCCGCTGCTGTCGGCGCTGTTCCACGACGAGCCGACGGTGGAGTCGATGTCGGCGATGGGCCTGGCCTTCAGCGCCGTCGGCAACCACGAGTTCGACGAAGGTGCGGCCGAGCTGCTGCGCCTGCAGCACGGCGGCTGCCACCCGGTGGACGGCTGCCGCGGGCCGCAGCCTTTCGCCGGCGCCGGCTTCCAGTACCTGGCGGCCAGCACCGTCGTGCGCGCCACCGGCCAGACGCTGCTGCCGGCCTACGCCATCCGCCGCTTCGACGGCGTGCCGGTGGCCTTCGTCGGCCTCACGCTGAAGGGCACGCCGCACATCGTGATGCCCTCGGGCGTCGCCGGGCTGGAGTTCCGCGACGAGGCCGACACCGTCAACGCGCTGGTGCCCGAGCTGCGGCGCCAGGGCGTCAACACCGTCGTCGTGCTGCTGCACGAAGGCGGCGAAGCCGACGGCGGCCGCGACGGCTGCGACAACCTGCGCGGCGCCATCACGCGCATCGTGCCGCGGCTGGACCCGGCGGTGGCGGTGGTCGTCAGCGGCCACACCCACCGCAGCTATGTCTGCCGCGTCGACGGCCGCCTGGTCACCAGCGGCGACCACTACGGGATGCTGGTCACGGCCATCGACCTGCAGCTCGACCGCGCCAGCGGCCGGGTGCTGCAGTCGGACGCCAAGAACGTCGTCGTCGACCCGGCGCGTTTTGCGCCCGACGCGCGCCAGCAGGCGCTGATCGCCGCCTACGAGCGCCTGGCGGCGCCGCTGGCGCAGCGCGTGGTCGGCAGCATCACAGCGTCGCTGACACGCGAGCCCGACGCCTCGGGCGAGTCGGTGCTGGGCCGCGTCATCGCCGACGCCCAGCTGGAAGCGACACGCGCCGTCGGCGCCCAGGCCGCGCTCACCAACCCCGGCGGCATGCGCAGCCCGATCCTGAAGACCGGCGACGGCCGCGTGCGCTACGCCGACGTCTTCGAGGCCCAGCCCTTCGGCAACCAGCTCGTCACGCTGACGATCAGCGGCGCCCAACTGGCCGCGCTGCTGGAGAACCAGTTCCACGGCGAGCGCCCGCGGGTGCTGCAGGTCTCGCGCGGGCCGCACTACGAATGGGACGCCACGCGCCCGGCCGGCTCGCGCCTGGTGCCGGGCTCGCTGACGCTGGACGGCCGGCCGGTCGCGCCGGCGCAGCGCCTGCGCATCACCGTCAACAGCTACCTCGCCGACGGCGGCGACCGCTTCGCCGTGCTGCGCGAAGGCAGCGAGCGTGTCTACGGCATAGCCGACGCCGAGGCCCTGGCGCGTTACCTCGGCGCGCATCCCGGGCTGGAACCGCCGCGCGACGTTCGCATCGTGCGCCGGCCCTGA
- a CDS encoding thymidine phosphorylase, whose amino-acid sequence MLAAEIIAAKRDGHTLAEAQIRAFVAGLTAPEGEARWSDAQVAALAMAVLLRGMDRAETVALTQAMTDSGERLRWAGFGRPVLDKHSTGGLGDKTSLLLAPIVAACGGLVPMISGRGLGHTGGTLDKLEALPGYGVDPSPERLHAVLRTAGCAIIGASERLAPADRRLYAIRDVTATVESLPLITASILSKKLAAWLDALVLDVKLGSGAFMRDAAAAQALATSLVDTARGAGLAAAALVTDMNQVLGRSAGNALEVAECLALLRGEPGDARLVEVTLGLAARLLVLGGLQADEPAALAAARRALASGAAAERFAAMVAGLGGPGDVLKNARLASAPVIAEVPAPRDGVVAAIDARALGYAIVELGGGRRRGGDAIDPRVGLDEMVALGETRRAGEPLARVHAADEAGAARAVAAVQAAVTLADSAPPPPPWLHQRIDGDMA is encoded by the coding sequence ATGCTGGCCGCCGAGATCATCGCCGCCAAACGCGACGGCCACACGCTGGCCGAAGCCCAGATCCGCGCCTTCGTCGCCGGCCTGACGGCGCCCGAAGGCGAGGCGCGCTGGAGCGACGCCCAGGTCGCCGCGCTGGCGATGGCCGTGCTGCTGCGCGGCATGGACCGCGCCGAGACCGTGGCGCTGACGCAGGCGATGACCGACTCCGGCGAACGCCTGCGCTGGGCCGGCTTCGGCCGCCCGGTGCTGGACAAACACAGCACCGGAGGCCTGGGCGACAAGACCAGCCTGCTGCTGGCGCCCATCGTCGCCGCCTGCGGCGGCCTGGTGCCGATGATCAGCGGCCGCGGCCTGGGCCATACCGGCGGCACGCTGGACAAGCTGGAGGCGCTGCCCGGCTACGGCGTCGACCCGTCGCCCGAACGCCTGCACGCGGTGCTGCGCACGGCCGGCTGCGCCATCATCGGTGCCTCCGAGCGCCTGGCGCCGGCCGACCGCCGGCTCTACGCCATCCGCGACGTCACGGCCACCGTCGAGTCGCTGCCGCTGATCACCGCCAGCATCCTCAGCAAGAAGCTCGCGGCCTGGCTGGACGCGCTGGTGCTCGACGTCAAGCTCGGCAGCGGCGCCTTCATGCGTGACGCGGCGGCGGCGCAGGCGCTGGCCACCAGCCTGGTCGACACCGCGCGCGGCGCCGGGCTGGCCGCTGCGGCGCTGGTCACCGACATGAACCAGGTGCTGGGCCGCAGCGCCGGCAACGCGCTGGAAGTCGCCGAATGCCTGGCGCTGCTGCGTGGCGAGCCGGGGGATGCGCGCCTGGTCGAGGTCACGCTGGGCCTGGCGGCGCGGCTGCTGGTGCTGGGCGGGCTGCAGGCCGACGAGCCGGCGGCGCTGGCCGCGGCACGCCGGGCGCTGGCCAGCGGCGCGGCTGCGGAACGTTTCGCGGCGATGGTCGCCGGGCTCGGCGGCCCGGGCGACGTGCTGAAGAATGCGCGGCTGGCCAGCGCACCGGTGATCGCCGAGGTGCCGGCGCCGCGCGACGGCGTCGTCGCCGCGATCGACGCGCGTGCGCTGGGTTATGCGATCGTCGAGCTGGGCGGCGGCCGGCGCCGCGGCGGCGACGCCATCGACCCGCGTGTCGGCCTGGACGAGATGGTCGCGCTGGGCGAGACGCGACGCGCCGGCGAGCCGCTGGCGCGCGTGCACGCGGCCGACGAGGCCGGCGCCGCGCGCGCCGTGGCCGCGGTGCAGGCCGCCGTCACGCTGGCCGACAGCGCGCCGCCACCGCCACCCTGGCTGCATCAACGCATCGACGGAGACATGGCATGA
- a CDS encoding phosphoribosylanthranilate isomerase, whose translation MKPVVKICCIASVDEARRAVAAGASALGLVSAMPSGPGVIDDATIAEIAAAVPSPTRSFLLTCRTDAASIAAQHAAAGTTTLQLVDAVAIEELQALRTLCPGVEIVQVIHVTGEASIAEAVAVEPYVDAILLDSGNPALAVKELGGTGRRHDWAISRRIRDAIGPLPLYLAGGLNPANVRQAVETVQPYGLDLCSGVRCDGQLDDRKLAAFFAALDGV comes from the coding sequence ATGAAGCCCGTGGTCAAGATCTGCTGCATCGCCAGCGTCGACGAAGCGCGCCGCGCGGTCGCGGCCGGCGCCTCGGCGCTGGGCCTGGTGTCGGCGATGCCCAGCGGGCCCGGCGTCATCGACGACGCGACGATCGCCGAGATCGCCGCCGCGGTGCCGTCGCCGACGCGCAGCTTCCTGCTGACCTGCCGCACCGACGCGGCCTCGATCGCCGCGCAGCACGCCGCCGCCGGCACGACGACGCTGCAGCTGGTCGACGCGGTGGCGATCGAGGAGCTGCAGGCGCTGCGCACGCTGTGCCCAGGCGTCGAGATCGTGCAGGTCATCCACGTCACCGGCGAAGCCTCGATAGCGGAGGCGGTGGCGGTGGAGCCGTATGTCGACGCGATCCTGCTCGACTCGGGCAACCCGGCGCTGGCGGTCAAGGAGCTGGGCGGCACCGGCCGGCGCCACGACTGGGCGATCAGCCGCCGCATACGCGACGCGATCGGCCCGCTGCCGCTGTATCTGGCCGGTGGCCTGAACCCGGCCAACGTGCGCCAGGCGGTCGAGACGGTGCAGCCCTACGGCCTGGACCTGTGCAGCGGCGTGCGCTGCGACGGCCAGCTCGACGACCGCAAGCTGGCCGCGTTCTTCGCCGCGCTGGACGGCGTCTAA
- a CDS encoding ABC transporter permease has translation MSETLDLLMAAPFWVAVLRIATPLVLGTLGVLMCERAGVLNLGIEGIMVAGAFAGWLAVYQGAGLWTGVAVAAAVGAVFGLLHGGLTVVLGLSQHVAGLGITLLATSLASFAYRVGFPKVETPPTIQPFEPMSWLPIPVLNEQTPPVLLALLLVPAIAWFLYRTPLGLAVRMVGENPAAAEGQGLNVVRLRLGAVAAGSALMGVAGAFLTLSAFNAFYFNMVNGRGWVCVALVVFASWRPGKALAGALLFAFFDALQLRLQQAGGGVFGVELPYQVYLMLPYAMAIVALVVMARRAAYPQALMKPYRQGER, from the coding sequence ATGAGCGAGACGCTGGACCTGCTGATGGCCGCGCCCTTCTGGGTGGCGGTGCTGCGCATCGCGACGCCGCTGGTGCTGGGCACGCTGGGCGTGCTGATGTGCGAACGCGCCGGGGTGCTGAACCTCGGCATCGAGGGGATCATGGTCGCCGGGGCTTTCGCCGGCTGGCTGGCGGTCTACCAGGGCGCCGGGCTGTGGACCGGGGTCGCCGTCGCGGCGGCGGTCGGCGCCGTCTTCGGCCTGCTGCACGGCGGCCTGACCGTCGTGCTCGGGCTGTCGCAGCACGTCGCCGGGCTGGGCATCACGCTGCTGGCGACCAGCCTGGCGAGCTTCGCCTACCGCGTCGGTTTCCCCAAGGTCGAGACGCCGCCGACGATCCAACCTTTCGAGCCGATGTCCTGGCTGCCGATCCCCGTGCTGAACGAGCAGACGCCGCCGGTGCTGCTGGCGCTGCTGCTGGTGCCGGCGATCGCCTGGTTCCTCTACCGCACGCCGCTGGGGCTGGCGGTGCGCATGGTCGGCGAGAACCCGGCCGCCGCCGAAGGCCAGGGCCTGAACGTCGTGCGCCTGCGCCTGGGCGCGGTGGCCGCGGGTTCGGCGCTGATGGGCGTGGCCGGCGCCTTCCTGACGCTGTCGGCCTTCAACGCCTTCTACTTCAACATGGTCAACGGCCGCGGCTGGGTCTGCGTGGCGCTGGTCGTGTTCGCGTCCTGGCGGCCGGGCAAGGCGCTGGCCGGCGCGCTGCTGTTCGCCTTCTTCGACGCGCTGCAGCTGCGGCTTCAGCAGGCCGGTGGCGGTGTCTTCGGCGTCGAGCTGCCGTACCAGGTCTACCTGATGCTGCCTTACGCGATGGCGATCGTCGCGCTGGTCGTGATGGCGCGGCGCGCGGCCTACCCGCAGGCCTTGATGAAGCCGTATCGCCAGGGCGAACGTTAG
- a CDS encoding ABC transporter permease produces MRLERRTEVPRALLVAAPLAAVAVTLLVTSLLVAWAGAPVGRAYALLLEGGFGSRFAITETLTRATPLILTGLAAAVAFRARLFNIGAEGQLYAGALAAVAVGGLHGGTGYEVAPAILFPLMIAAAALAGALLLLGPALLKSRFGVDEVVTTLLLNFIVLLFVSAMLDGLMKDPMAMGWPQSVALQDALQLDKLVERSRVHTGLAAAVGLAVALWALLKYTTLGFEIRAVGANPRAARFAGMPVGWTTVKVALLSGALAGLAGAVEVAGRTGYVTLDMSPGYGYSGIVIAMLAMLNPLAVVAAAVFVAGMLVGADSMSRAVAVPTYIADVIVAVSLITVLVATMLTQYRIRR; encoded by the coding sequence ATGCGGCTTGAACGACGCACCGAGGTGCCGCGGGCGCTGCTCGTCGCCGCGCCGCTGGCCGCCGTGGCGGTGACGCTGCTCGTCACCTCGCTCCTCGTCGCCTGGGCCGGCGCGCCGGTCGGCCGGGCCTACGCGCTGCTGCTCGAAGGCGGCTTCGGCTCGCGCTTCGCGATCACCGAGACGCTGACGCGCGCGACGCCGCTGATCCTGACCGGCCTGGCCGCCGCGGTGGCGTTCCGCGCGCGGCTGTTCAACATCGGCGCCGAAGGCCAGCTCTACGCCGGCGCGCTGGCGGCGGTGGCCGTCGGCGGGTTGCACGGCGGCACCGGCTACGAAGTCGCGCCGGCGATCCTGTTCCCGCTGATGATCGCCGCCGCCGCGCTGGCCGGCGCGCTGCTGCTGCTGGGGCCGGCGCTGTTGAAGAGCCGCTTCGGCGTCGACGAGGTCGTGACGACGCTGCTGCTGAACTTCATCGTGCTGCTCTTCGTCTCGGCGATGCTCGACGGCTTGATGAAGGACCCGATGGCGATGGGCTGGCCGCAGAGCGTGGCGCTGCAGGACGCGCTGCAGCTGGACAAGCTGGTCGAACGCAGCCGCGTGCACACGGGGCTGGCGGCCGCCGTCGGGCTGGCCGTCGCGCTGTGGGCGCTCTTGAAGTACACGACGCTGGGCTTCGAGATCCGCGCCGTCGGCGCCAACCCGCGCGCCGCACGTTTCGCCGGCATGCCGGTGGGCTGGACGACGGTGAAGGTGGCGCTGCTGTCGGGCGCGCTGGCCGGGCTGGCCGGCGCCGTCGAGGTGGCCGGGCGCACCGGCTACGTCACCCTGGACATGAGCCCGGGCTACGGCTACAGCGGCATCGTCATCGCGATGCTGGCGATGCTGAACCCGCTGGCCGTCGTCGCCGCCGCGGTCTTCGTCGCCGGCATGCTGGTCGGCGCCGACAGCATGAGCCGCGCCGTCGCCGTGCCGACCTACATCGCCGACGTCATCGTCGCCGTGTCGCTGATCACGGTGCTGGTGGCGACGATGCTCACCCAATACCGGATCCGCCGCTGA